A genomic segment from Phalacrocorax aristotelis chromosome 16, bGulAri2.1, whole genome shotgun sequence encodes:
- the ARHGAP44 gene encoding LOW QUALITY PROTEIN: rho GTPase-activating protein 44 (The sequence of the model RefSeq protein was modified relative to this genomic sequence to represent the inferred CDS: inserted 2 bases in 1 codon) → MKKQFNRMRQLANQTVGRAEKTEVLSEDLLQVEKRLELVKQVSHSTHKKLTACLQGQQGVDADKRSKKLPLTTLAQCLMEGSAVLGDDSLLGKMLRLCGEAEDKLAQELIHFELQVERDVIEPLFVLAEVEIPNIQKQRKHLAKLVLDMDSSRTRWQQSAKSSGLASNLQPSGAKADALREEMEEAANRVEICRDQLSADMYNFVAKEVDYANYFQTLIEVQAEYHRKSLALLQNVLPQIKAQQEAWMEKPSFGKPLEEHLAVSGREIAFPVEACVTMLLECGMQEEGLFRVAPSASKLKKLKAALDCCVVDVQEYSADPHAIAGALKSYLRELPEPLMTFELYEEWIQASNIPEQEKRLQALWSACEKLPKANYNNIRYLIKFLAKLTEYQDMNKMTPSNVAIVLGPNLLWPQADGNMTEMMTTVSLQIVGIIEPLIQHADWFFPGDIEFNVTGNYGSPMHVNHNANYSSMPSPDMDHADRRQHDQARRPLSVATDNMMLEFYKKDGLRKIQSMGVRVMDTSWVARRGTSAVRKASSTPPAAQPPAPPTELPATPHSPIPEQSPDTSATPSPPPTSFGFPPGAERISTPRPQEPSPGAGQHRGPPPPAQQSPHALRKVAKKLAPIPPRAAAGEQGGGQPSPASLSPTPPSTPSPYGPXPPPRAPPARPPRRPRPPPPLLPPPTGAAPRSRPTPKPRPRPALPPPPQPPPGPPQPSPAAPGPPQPPELPRLDAAGPGDGAPAGLLRFEVPSLHVPPDAALCRDPPEAPQRLSGKGPAARQEEEEESESTAL, encoded by the exons GGCTGAGAAGACGGAGGTTTTGAGCGAAGATCTCCTGCAG GTGGAGAAGCGCCTGGAGCTGGTGAAGCAagtctcccacagcacccacaaGAAGCTGACGGCATGTCTGCAGGGCCAGCAAGGCGTGGACGCCGACAAGCGCTCG AAGAAGCTGCCGCTGACGACGCTGGCGCAGTGCTTGATGGAGGGGTCGGCTGTGCTGGGTGACGACTCCCTGCTGGG GAAGATGCTGCGGCTATGCGGGGAGGCGGAGGACAAGCTGGCCCAAGAGCTCATTCACTTCGAGCTGCAGGTGGAGAGGGACGTCATCGAGCCCCTCTTCGTGCTGGCCGAG GTTGAAATCCCGAATATCCAAAAGCAGAGGAAGCACTTGGCGAAGCTTGTGCTGGACATGGACTCCTCCAGGACGCG GTGGCAGCAGTCCGCAAAGTCCTCGGGTTTGGCCAGCAACCTGCAGCCCTCGGGTGCCAAAGCCGACGCTCTCagggaggagatggaggaggcGGCCAACAGAGTGGAGATTTGCAGG GACCAGCTCTCGGCTGACATGTACAATTTTGTGGCCAAAGAAGTAGACTATGCAAACTATTTTCAAACC CTGATCGAGGTGCAGGCAGAGTACCATCGGAAGTCCTTAGCGCTTCTGCAGAATGTCCTGCCTCAAATTAAAGCCCAGCAGG AGGCGTGGATGGAGAAGCCCTCCTTCGGGAAGCCCTTGGAGGAGCACCTGGCCGTCAGCGGGCGGGAGATCGCCTTCCCCGTGGAGGCGTGTGTGACGATGCTGCTGGAGTGCGGCATGCAGGAGGAG GGTCTCTTCCGAGTGGCTCCCTCGGCCTCCAAGCTGAAGAAGCTCAAGGCTGCCCTGGACTGCTGCGTGGTGGACGTGCAGGAGTACTCGGCCGACCCGCATGCCATCGCAG GAGCTCTCAAGTCCTACCTGCGGGAGCTGCCGGAGCCCCTCATGACGTTTGAGCTGTACGAGGAGTGGATCCAGGCCTCCAA CATCCCGGAGCAGGAGAAGCGGCTGCAGGCTCTCTGGAGTGCCTGCGAGAAGCTTCCCAAAGCCAACTACAACAACATCAG GTACCTGATTAAATTCCTGGCCAAGCTGACCGAGTACCAAGACATGAACAAAATGACGCCGAGCAACGTGGCCATCGTGCTGGGGCCCAACCTCCTCTGGCCGCAGGCAGACGG GAACATGACGGAGATGATGACGACCGTCTCGCTGCAGATCGTGGGCATCATCGAGCCGCTCATCCAGCACGCTGACTGGTTCTTCCCTGGAG ACATCGAGTTTAACGTGACAGGCAACTACGGCAGCCCCATGCACGTCAACCACAACGCCAACTACAGCTCCATGCCCTCCCCGGACATGGACCACGCGGACCGCCGGCAGCACGACCAGGCGCGGCGGCCCCTCAGCGTCGCCACGGACAACATGATGCTGGAGTTTTACAAGAAGGATGG CCTTAGGAAAATCCAAAG CATGGGCGTCAGGGTGATGGACACCTCGTGGGTAGCTCGCCGAGGCACCTCAGCAGTGCGCAAGGCGTCCTCCACCCCGCCGGCCGCTCAGCCCCCCGCGCCACCCACCGAGCTCCCCGCCACGCCCCACTCGCCCATTCCCGAGCAATCACCGGACACTTCAGCTACCCCTTCCCCGCCTCCCACCAGTTTCGGCTTCCCCCCGGGAGCCGAGCGGATAAG cacccccaggccccaGGAGCCCTCCCCGGGGGCCGGGCAGCACCggggcccccccccgcccgcccagCAGAGCCCGCACGCCCTGCGCAAAG TGGCCAAGAAGCTGGCGCCCATCCCGCcccgggcggccgcgggggaGCAGGGGGGGGGGCAGCCCTCCCCCGCCagcctctcccccaccccccccagcaccccctccccctacggccc gccgcccccccgggccccccctgcccgccccccccgccgcccccgcccgccccctcccctcctgcccccccccaccggCGCCGCCCCCAGGTCCCGCCCCACCCCGAAGCCGCGGCCGCGCCCCgccctgccccccccgccccagcccccccccggccccccccagccctccccggccgcccccggccccccccagcccccggaGCTGCCCCGCCTGGACGCCGCGGGCCCCGGGGACGGCGCGCCGGCAG